The sequence below is a genomic window from Thermus hydrothermalis.
GCCGGAAGACCGTGTGGACCTAGGTTGTGGGAGCCTGAAGGAGGAGGTTTGGGGTTCGCGTACCTGACCGACCTCCCGTCCTTGCTTCCCCTTGCCAAGCCCCTACAGAACAAGAGGTCAGCTCCGCCCCAGCTTGACTCCGTTGTCTAATACTTCTACGCTCAAAGTGTCATGGAGCGGAGGGTGCGTGTCAAAGCGAAGTCCAAGGGCCGGAAGCTTTTGCTGGCGCCCTTGGGGGTTTTGCGTGGTCGGCGCACCCTCCACATCCCTGTTCCTCTTGAACCCACGGACAAGGCGGAGGCGCGCCGGCGGGCCGAGGAACTGGAAGCCTTCCTCCAGGACCTCTTAGCCCGCAAAGGCCTTTCCCGGGGCGAGTTAGAAGCGGCCTGGGAAGAGGCGGGCCGCTGAGCGTCTTCCAAGAGGAGGGGCTTCTTGCCGGAGACGCCGCAAGAGCTTGTCCATGCGCCCCTTATCCTCGTGCTGGACGCCAGCGCTGCGGTGGGGGAGGTGTTGCGCAAACGGGGCGAGGCTCTCCTGACCCACAAGGACCTGGCCCTCTTCGTGGCCGAGGGGAGATCCGCCACGAGCTCGCCAAGCGTATCAGGCGCCTGGCCGAGCGAAAGGGACTGGCGGAAGGCGAGGCCGAAGCACTCCAGGAAAGGGCGCTCCGCCTTCTGAAAGCTTCCATCCGAACGGTGCCGCGCAAGGCCTACGCCCCTATGGAGAAAGAGGCCCGGCTTCGGGTTCCACGGGATCCCCAAGACTGGCCCGTGGCGGCCCTAGCCCTCTCGCTCCGTGCCGCCATATGGTCTACGGACGGGGACTTCTGCGGGAGCGACATCCCCCTTTGGCACACCGAGGTTCTGGCGGCGTGGCTCGGGGTTGACCCCCGATAAAAACGATGCGGACCGGGGAAACCCCGTCCGGTTTGGTGGAAGTGGGGGGAGTTGAACCCCCGTCCGAAGGTACCTACGGCGGGCGTCTACACGCGTAGTCCGCGTTTTGGGTGTCCTCCTGGCTTGGCCCACGGACGGGCGGCCAGGAGCAAGCCCCGTTGCGCTTCGCCGAAAGCTACGGAGCTTGGCCATCAGCTAGCCGATCTTGTGTCCCCGCGCTAGGTCCCACCGGCAGGGCGCCTAGGCAAGGTCGCGGTCATTACTTTGTGGCGCGGAGGGTGAGGCTAGCGCCCGGCCGTGGGGATGGGGAGCTGAGCTCTCATCCCTTTCCCCACCCCTGTACCCGTTGCCGGGAAAGACCCCCAAGCACCCCCACCGCCACGCCCTGCAGGGAAGGAGGACCCTCCGCCAGAAGGTGGCGGGCCAAGCGGAAAAGGCTCTGCCCCTCAGGATGCGCCACCACCCCCTGCCCCGCAAAGTGGCCCCCAAAAGGACCAAAACAGCCATCCCCAGGAACAAAAGCCAAAGCCATCCCCTAAGGCTCCCCTCCCTCCTCAGCCCGTGCCGGTCCAACCCAAACCCCCGCCCCTTCAGGTCCCGAAAAGCCTCCTCTATCCCCATCCGCAGGCGGT
It includes:
- a CDS encoding PIN domain-containing protein; the protein is MAEGEAEALQERALRLLKASIRTVPRKAYAPMEKEARLRVPRDPQDWPVAALALSLRAAIWSTDGDFCGSDIPLWHTEVLAAWLGVDPR